From a region of the Candidatus Methylomirabilis limnetica genome:
- a CDS encoding nitrate/nitrite transporter has translation MPFKDFTKVGHPRTLISAFLYFTIHCMIWVLMGALGVFIAGELDLTGSQTSLIVAIPILTGSLLRIPVGILADQFGAKKTGAVLQILVLLPLLGGWLVADSFASVIAVGLLLGFAGAGFTVAIPMVSRWYPPEHQGLANGIVGAGNLGAALAALIAPWLAEVVGWRHVFGLAILPVLLTLAMSHWLAKESPNRPVPKRWSESLKILQESDCWWFNLFYAITFGGFVGLASFLVIFFHDQYGLSRVMAGNMAALCVLAGILFRPVGGYLADRMGGVQLLSIIFGAIGVLTAGAGLLPPLPVVTVLLFLAMAAMGLGNGALFQVIPQRFRSEIGVATGVVGAMGGIGGFFQVMLLGLLKDLTGSYGTGLLLFALAALAAVVALQALRPGWQASWLQPALLAKQASGSPRYKE, from the coding sequence ATGCCGTTCAAAGATTTCACCAAGGTCGGGCACCCCAGAACCCTCATCAGCGCGTTTCTGTATTTCACCATCCACTGCATGATCTGGGTTCTCATGGGGGCCTTGGGAGTTTTCATTGCCGGCGAGTTGGATCTGACCGGCAGCCAAACAAGTCTCATAGTGGCCATCCCGATCCTCACCGGCTCTCTCCTCCGAATCCCAGTCGGAATCCTGGCCGACCAGTTCGGCGCCAAGAAGACGGGTGCTGTGCTTCAAATCCTGGTTCTCCTCCCGCTGCTTGGGGGATGGCTCGTGGCCGATAGCTTCGCTTCCGTAATAGCGGTGGGGCTCCTCCTCGGCTTCGCCGGGGCCGGCTTCACAGTCGCCATCCCAATGGTCAGCCGATGGTATCCGCCAGAACACCAGGGGCTGGCCAACGGGATCGTCGGCGCCGGCAACCTCGGGGCAGCCCTCGCTGCCCTGATCGCGCCTTGGCTGGCGGAGGTAGTAGGATGGCGACATGTCTTCGGCTTGGCGATTCTCCCCGTCTTGCTCACATTGGCGATGAGCCACTGGCTCGCGAAGGAGAGTCCTAACCGTCCCGTCCCCAAACGGTGGTCGGAGTCCCTGAAGATCCTCCAGGAGAGCGACTGTTGGTGGTTCAACCTCTTCTACGCTATAACCTTCGGCGGCTTTGTCGGGCTGGCCAGCTTCCTCGTCATCTTCTTCCATGATCAGTACGGTCTCTCGCGGGTGATGGCGGGCAACATGGCCGCCCTGTGTGTCCTGGCCGGAATTCTATTCAGGCCGGTAGGCGGGTATCTCGCGGACCGCATGGGTGGAGTGCAGCTCCTCTCGATCATCTTCGGCGCCATCGGCGTCCTGACCGCAGGCGCGGGGCTCCTCCCTCCACTCCCTGTGGTGACCGTCCTCCTCTTCCTGGCGATGGCCGCCATGGGGCTCGGCAATGGGGCGCTCTTCCAGGTAATTCCACAGAGGTTCCGGAGCGAGATCGGCGTTGCTACCGGGGTCGTGGGCGCGATGGGTGGAATTGGCGGATTCTTCCAGGTCATGCTCCTCGGCCTCCTCAAGGATCTGACCGGCTCGTATGGAACCGGGTTGCTCCTCTTTGCCCTTGCGGCCTTGGCAGCCGTCGTGGCGCTGCAGGCCCTTCGACCTGGCTGGCAGGCATCCTGGCTTCAACCGGCCCTTCTGGCTAAGCAGGCCTCAGGCTCTCCTCGATATAAAGAATAG
- a CDS encoding UbiA-like polyprenyltransferase, whose protein sequence is MNLVQPAIRKTALLLDLIKFSHTIFALPFAFMGAILAARGVPALSILLWIMLAMVGARSGAMAMNRLADQEIDARNPRTRERALPQGLVRRGEVILLMLGSFALFLFAAARLNPLCLKLAPFAMAALILYSYTKRFTFLSHLILGLALAMAPLGAWIAVTGEVAAAPVVLGLAVLFWVAGFDILYAMADIDFDRASGLYSIPARFGIASGMTISRTLHALTLLLLLLLIFLSGLRSFYLTGVLLASGLLVYEHLLLIRYGLKRLDAAFFTANGLLSITLFCFTLLDLLLL, encoded by the coding sequence GTGAACCTGGTGCAGCCGGCCATTCGCAAGACGGCCCTGTTGCTAGATCTGATCAAGTTTTCCCACACGATCTTCGCGCTCCCGTTTGCCTTCATGGGCGCGATACTGGCCGCTCGAGGGGTCCCGGCGCTGTCGATACTTCTCTGGATTATGCTAGCCATGGTTGGCGCGAGGAGCGGGGCCATGGCGATGAACCGTCTGGCTGACCAGGAGATCGATGCCAGAAATCCCCGCACGCGGGAGCGGGCCCTCCCACAGGGACTGGTCCGGCGCGGAGAGGTGATCCTGCTCATGCTTGGATCCTTCGCGCTTTTCCTATTCGCCGCCGCCCGGCTGAATCCCCTCTGTCTCAAGTTGGCTCCCTTTGCGATGGCGGCGCTGATCCTGTACTCCTACACCAAGCGCTTTACCTTTCTCTCCCACCTGATCCTGGGGCTGGCGCTGGCCATGGCGCCTCTCGGCGCATGGATCGCTGTGACTGGCGAGGTAGCGGCGGCTCCGGTTGTGCTCGGCCTCGCCGTACTCTTCTGGGTGGCCGGATTTGATATCCTGTACGCTATGGCCGACATTGACTTTGATCGGGCCAGCGGTCTCTATTCGATCCCCGCTCGGTTCGGAATAGCGAGCGGGATGACCATTTCTCGAACCTTACACGCGCTGACCCTGCTCCTCCTCCTGCTGCTGATTTTCCTCTCGGGCCTGCGCTCTTTCTACCTGACTGGTGTCCTCCTCGCCTCGGGCCTCTTAGTGTATGAACACCTGCTCCTTATCCGCTACGGCCTGAAGCGACTCGACGCCGCCTTTTTTACGGCCAACGGTCTCCTCAGTATCACCCTATTCTGTTTCACCCTCCTCGACTTGCTTCTGTTGTAG
- the ubiE gene encoding bifunctional demethylmenaquinone methyltransferase/2-methoxy-6-polyprenyl-1,4-benzoquinol methylase UbiE — protein sequence MEANGGARDGDVIRRMFGGIAPRYDLLNRLLSLARDRYWRREAVAQAQLPSGGVALDVCTGTADMALELAEQFPSARAIIGVDFCPPMIRIAAEKVARKGLTNRIRLQVGSAEALPFGADTFDAVTVAFGIRNLVDRKCGLAELCRVLHPGGVGIVLEFATPQGPLFGWLYRVYFHRGLPWLGGLISGDSQAYKYLPASVSAFPAPQELSRMMEEVGFHNVYFRTMTGGIVTLHVGRKLA from the coding sequence ATGGAGGCGAATGGAGGGGCAAGAGATGGCGACGTCATTCGCCGGATGTTTGGCGGTATTGCGCCTCGATACGATCTCCTCAATCGTCTTCTCAGCCTTGCACGGGACCGCTACTGGCGCCGGGAGGCTGTGGCTCAAGCCCAGCTCCCTTCGGGCGGGGTGGCGCTGGATGTCTGCACCGGGACTGCCGACATGGCTCTTGAGCTGGCCGAGCAGTTTCCATCAGCCAGGGCGATTATCGGAGTAGACTTTTGTCCGCCGATGATTCGTATCGCGGCGGAGAAGGTGGCCCGCAAGGGGCTGACAAACCGTATCCGGCTGCAGGTCGGCTCCGCTGAGGCCCTGCCGTTCGGCGCCGATACCTTCGATGCGGTCACCGTTGCCTTCGGCATTCGCAACCTGGTGGATCGCAAGTGTGGGCTGGCGGAACTCTGTAGGGTGCTGCACCCAGGGGGTGTGGGGATCGTCCTGGAGTTTGCTACGCCACAGGGGCCACTCTTTGGATGGCTCTACCGTGTGTATTTCCATCGCGGGCTCCCCTGGCTGGGGGGCCTGATTTCTGGAGACTCCCAGGCGTACAAATACCTTCCAGCCTCTGTGTCCGCCTTCCCCGCCCCGCAGGAGCTATCCAGGATGATGGAGGAGGTGGGTTTCCACAATGTGTACTTCCGCACCATGACCGGTGGAATTGTCACCCTTCACGTGGGAAGGAAATTGGCGTGA
- a CDS encoding M48 family metallopeptidase gives MDCCNRVGRRDFLLLVVGSLLGFASPRRAYGFTIISETEENEIGKKADQDILGQFGRYRDQQLQAYVESVGQRLLDGIGPTSFHYSFKVVDVPEVNAMALPGGYIYITRGMLAMLNSEAQLAGVLGHEIGHATSRHAAHQLTKALGAQILSLGLMAVSPGGRQNTGEWARVSGALFDHVLMGYGREAEMEADELGLRTAYRAGYDPGEMVAFLKAMKMKERLEALGYHGFKGTHPETNDRVVKAETMASILIGQGRGSLEVKANEYKAHLDGLVYGAKQDNRRLKIYVAKDGDTPATVARDVLGDQQLTWEVADLNGIKGTRTFRAGDQVKLLSPVPRGSYGGRQLELSPN, from the coding sequence ATGGATTGCTGTAACAGGGTCGGTAGGCGTGATTTCCTGCTGTTAGTCGTGGGGTCCTTACTTGGATTCGCTTCCCCTCGACGCGCCTATGGTTTCACCATCATATCCGAAACTGAGGAGAACGAGATCGGCAAGAAGGCGGATCAAGATATCCTCGGGCAGTTTGGGCGCTACCGCGATCAGCAACTGCAAGCGTATGTGGAGTCGGTCGGTCAGCGACTGCTCGATGGGATTGGCCCAACCAGTTTCCACTATAGCTTCAAGGTAGTCGATGTCCCGGAAGTAAACGCGATGGCCCTGCCCGGCGGCTACATCTACATCACCAGAGGAATGCTGGCGATGCTGAATAGCGAGGCGCAACTCGCCGGGGTCCTTGGCCACGAGATCGGCCACGCTACCTCCCGTCATGCGGCTCATCAGCTTACCAAAGCATTAGGCGCGCAAATCCTGTCGCTGGGTCTTATGGCCGTAAGTCCTGGCGGTCGTCAGAACACAGGGGAGTGGGCGAGGGTTTCGGGAGCTCTCTTCGATCACGTCCTCATGGGGTATGGCCGAGAGGCGGAGATGGAAGCTGACGAGCTAGGACTCCGCACGGCCTACCGCGCTGGATACGATCCCGGGGAAATGGTAGCCTTCCTCAAGGCGATGAAGATGAAGGAGCGACTGGAGGCGTTGGGCTATCACGGTTTTAAGGGGACCCACCCGGAGACCAACGACCGCGTTGTGAAGGCCGAGACCATGGCCTCCATTCTCATTGGGCAAGGTCGCGGCAGCCTCGAGGTGAAGGCAAACGAGTACAAAGCGCACCTCGACGGTCTGGTCTACGGGGCGAAGCAGGATAATCGGCGTCTGAAGATCTACGTTGCCAAAGATGGAGATACACCCGCAACCGTGGCCAGGGATGTGCTGGGCGATCAGCAACTGACGTGGGAGGTGGCGGATCTGAATGGGATCAAGGGAACGAGAACCTTCCGTGCGGGCGACCAGGTGAAACTGCTGTCGCCTGTTCCCAGAGGATCGTATGGAGGGCGGCAGTTGGAACTCTCCCCGAACTGA
- a CDS encoding tetratricopeptide repeat protein translates to MGVLGPCSSNRCVKKPRLIGLATVLVVLVLQGSSLALEGKSPEAEGKPTANRTTTAEAHLELGVSYHERMFADLDQAIAEYEQAVKLRGDFAEAHYHLALSYHTKAKLRDDDKVLYRKALKEYKLYLKYLPKGPLTEKTRQNIKVVESRLR, encoded by the coding sequence ATGGGCGTATTGGGACCATGCAGCTCTAATCGTTGCGTGAAGAAGCCGCGCCTCATCGGGCTCGCTACCGTGTTGGTTGTCCTTGTCCTCCAGGGATCAAGTCTCGCGCTTGAGGGTAAATCGCCAGAGGCCGAGGGTAAGCCGACCGCTAATCGAACGACAACAGCAGAGGCGCATTTAGAGCTCGGGGTCTCTTACCATGAGCGAATGTTCGCCGATCTCGACCAGGCGATTGCCGAGTACGAGCAGGCGGTCAAGCTTCGGGGCGACTTCGCCGAGGCACACTATCATCTGGCGCTCTCGTACCATACGAAGGCCAAATTGAGGGATGACGATAAGGTCCTGTATCGCAAGGCGCTGAAAGAATATAAGCTGTATCTGAAGTACCTGCCAAAGGGTCCATTGACTGAAAAGACTCGGCAGAACATTAAGGTAGTGGAGTCGAGGCTTCGATAA
- a CDS encoding methylated-DNA--[protein]-cysteine S-methyltransferase → MFGVRPIRDHRLPEDMAKQVLDHLTGWRRFSGRIDLSRLTPFQQRVLRKIRTIPTGQVRSYQWVAKEIGAERAARAVGTALAKNPIPLLIPCHRVVRSDGRLGEYSGGGPSVKAKLLAFEGVDLEDLTRMRGRREIATGRRRKGGADRPLSL, encoded by the coding sequence ATGTTCGGCGTTCGACCGATACGGGATCACCGCCTACCGGAAGACATGGCCAAACAGGTACTGGATCATCTGACAGGGTGGCGGCGTTTCTCTGGCCGGATCGACCTGTCCCGCCTCACACCTTTCCAGCAGAGGGTCTTGCGAAAGATCCGGACAATCCCCACTGGTCAGGTGCGCTCATACCAATGGGTCGCGAAGGAAATTGGTGCGGAGCGAGCAGCCCGTGCGGTCGGGACAGCCTTGGCCAAGAACCCGATTCCGCTTCTAATCCCGTGCCACCGGGTGGTCAGGAGCGATGGCCGCCTCGGGGAGTATTCCGGAGGTGGCCCTTCCGTTAAGGCGAAGCTGTTGGCCTTTGAAGGCGTCGATCTGGAAGACCTGACGCGCATGCGTGGCCGCCGCGAAATCGCAACCGGCCGCCGGCGTAAGGGCGGCGCGGATCGCCCCCTGTCTCTGTAG
- a CDS encoding RecB family exonuclease, producing MSKQIYSASRLSTYESCPLKYKFRYIDKITSKEESIEAFLGSRVHDVLHTLYRDLQPGEDPSLPDLLNDYREQWGQHWHDQVKIVKQDFSVDSYKQFGERCLGNYYQAHKPFNYGQVVGLEYQVATSLDPNSCYNIQGYIDRLVRIGSGCYEIHDYKTSGRMPSQEKIDVDRQLALYQIAIEGMWPDAKEIELVWHYLAFGRERRSRRTPTAIERLKSSTIALIDHIEADTEFKPIKTNLCHWCAYKNVCPLWSDHPDSTHVQSIKAYGNGRSMEAQTAVDGGGIDLQSISRDALREAIVTSAEHEGAKIRVIEYGQLSLDLGEPMTTEGQPG from the coding sequence ATGTCTAAGCAGATCTACTCAGCATCCCGGCTCTCCACTTACGAGTCCTGCCCCCTTAAGTACAAGTTCCGCTACATCGATAAGATCACCAGTAAGGAGGAGTCGATCGAGGCATTCCTCGGATCACGTGTACATGATGTGCTGCATACGCTCTATCGAGACCTACAGCCCGGTGAAGATCCGAGCCTGCCTGATCTACTGAACGACTATCGCGAGCAGTGGGGGCAGCACTGGCACGATCAGGTGAAGATCGTAAAGCAGGACTTTTCGGTCGACTCTTACAAGCAGTTTGGCGAGCGTTGTCTGGGTAACTACTATCAGGCTCATAAGCCGTTCAACTACGGACAGGTAGTGGGATTGGAATATCAGGTGGCCACCTCGCTTGACCCCAATAGCTGCTACAACATTCAAGGATACATTGACCGTCTGGTGAGGATCGGGTCAGGATGCTACGAGATCCATGACTACAAGACGTCCGGTCGTATGCCGAGCCAGGAAAAGATCGATGTTGATCGACAGCTAGCCCTCTATCAGATCGCGATAGAAGGAATGTGGCCTGACGCCAAAGAGATCGAGCTGGTCTGGCACTACCTGGCTTTTGGAAGGGAACGCCGTTCAAGGCGAACGCCGACAGCGATCGAGAGGCTGAAAAGTTCGACGATTGCCCTAATCGATCACATCGAGGCCGATACCGAGTTCAAGCCGATCAAAACCAATCTTTGCCATTGGTGCGCCTACAAGAACGTCTGTCCGCTTTGGAGTGACCACCCCGATTCAACTCATGTCCAATCAATCAAGGCCTACGGCAATGGGCGATCAATGGAGGCCCAGACCGCGGTAGATGGCGGGGGGATTGACCTGCAATCTATTTCTCGCGACGCGCTCCGAGAGGCGATCGTGACGTCGGCCGAGCATGAAGGGGCAAAGATACGTGTTATCGAATACGGTCAGCTCTCTCTGGATCTGGGCGAGCCAATGACAACCGAGGGCCAGCCTGGATAG